The genomic interval TACCAACGGTTCACTGTGCGGCCGCCTGCCCCGAGAGCAGCGAGTCGGCCTGGCTGCGCAGGGTCTCGTCGACGACGGAGCCGTCGCGCAGGAAGACGACCCGGTCGGCCCAGGCCGCGAAGCGCGGTTCGTGGGTGACGAGGATGCCCGCCGCGCCCGCGTCGCAACGGGCGCGCAGCAGGGCGAGCACGGACTCGCCCGTCTCGGAGTCCAGGGCGCCGGTCGGTTCGTCGGCGAGGACGAGGCGGCGGTCGCCCACCAGGGCGCGGGCGATGGCGACGCGCTGCTGCTGACCGCCGGACATCTCGTCCGGGAAGCGGTCGGCGAGCTCGCCGAGGCCCATCTCCTCCAGCGCTGCGACGGCCGTGATGCGGGCCTTGCGCGCGGATATGCCGTCCAGCTCGCGCGGCAGGGCGACGTTCTCGGCGGCGGTCAGGGCCGGGATGAGGTTGTAGTCCTGGAAGACGTAGCCGATGCTGCGGCGGCGCAGCGTGGCGAGCTCCTTGCGGCCCGCGGTCGTGATGTCCGTACCTTCGACGACGACCCGCCCGGAGGTGGGGCTGTCGAGGCCGCCCGCGATGGTGAGCAGCGTGGACTTGCCGGAGCCCGACGGGCCCATGACGGCCACGAGTTCACCGGGGAACACGGAGAGGTTGACGCCGCGCAGGGCGTGTACTTCGGTGGCGCCGCTGCCGTGGACACGGGTCAGCTGCTCAAGTTGCAGCACAGGCTGCTGTGACTGGTCGGGCATGGAGAAGGTCCCCCCTGGGATGGGTGGTTCGTGCGCCGCGCTTATCGCCGTGCGCTGCGAGCGGTTGAGGCAGTACGTGCGGTACGTGATGCGGTACCGCCGGCAAGGTCTGCCGGGTCTGTGGGTGCACCAGGTGCGG from Streptomyces spiramyceticus carries:
- a CDS encoding ABC transporter ATP-binding protein produces the protein MPDQSQQPVLQLEQLTRVHGSGATEVHALRGVNLSVFPGELVAVMGPSGSGKSTLLTIAGGLDSPTSGRVVVEGTDITTAGRKELATLRRRSIGYVFQDYNLIPALTAAENVALPRELDGISARKARITAVAALEEMGLGELADRFPDEMSGGQQQRVAIARALVGDRRLVLADEPTGALDSETGESVLALLRARCDAGAAGILVTHEPRFAAWADRVVFLRDGSVVDETLRSQADSLLSGQAAAQ